In the Limanda limanda chromosome 10, fLimLim1.1, whole genome shotgun sequence genome, one interval contains:
- the her5 gene encoding hairy-related 5 translates to MKALSSPESPRPRTMRRVPKPLMEKRRRERINHSLETLRLLMLEGTQNEKLKNPKVEKAEILESVVDFLRTEKDEDRVMSKKQACSARQHNYRDGMRSCLLRVSHFIATKSQEVEEAGGDASQVSLALPEEQTHASPSEHIHKTLVPAGDSSSLAPLVARHHSKHGNSHPYRTGLHRTSLSSNAACTNNTDNVWRPWPQ, encoded by the exons ATGAAGGCTTTATCTTCACCTGAGTCTCCCAGGCCGAGGACCATGAGAAGG GTGCCCAAACCTCTGATGGAGAAGCGCAGACGTGAGCGAATCAACCACAGTCTGGAGACTTTAAGACTTCTGATGCTGGAGGGCACACAAAACGAG AAACTGAAGAATCCAAAGGTGGAGAAGGCAGAGATTCTGGAGAGCGTGGTCGACTTTTTGAGGACAGAGAAGGATGAGGACAGAGTCATGTCCAAGAAGCAGGCCTGCAGTGCCCGCCAGCACAACTACCGTGACGGCATGAGGTCCTGCCTGCTCCGGGTCAGCCACTTCATCGCCACCAAGAGCCAGGAGGTAGAGGAAGCCGGCGGAGATGCAAGTCAGGTTTCTCTTGCTCTCCCCGAGGAGCAGACTCACGCTTCCCCATCTGAACACATCCACAAGACACTGGTACCCGCTGGTGACTCGTCTTCTCTGGCTCCCCTTGTGGCCCGCCATCACAGCAAGCACGGAAACTCTCATCCGTACCGCACCGGCCTCCACAGGACGTCGCTTTCCTCCAACGCAGCGTGCACAAACAACACTGATAACGTGTGGAGGCCCTGGCCTCAGTAG